The following coding sequences lie in one Glycine max cultivar Williams 82 chromosome 19, Glycine_max_v4.0, whole genome shotgun sequence genomic window:
- the LOC732613 gene encoding ion channel CASTOR isoform X3 has product MSLDSETSGSARDWFFPSPSFLRSSSSQYGRRFYSNSKPHSPPSSSTRIRHRRRVKFPRTPTNDKSQLSDTENVKSSATARNNLICLSQFRFQFALVTLTIVFLLLLLRNTHLESQVTKLQGEILGLNHRLHACHKLDTLYVTSSISQDVDPWSRENFKRNLALFFSFTLLFIPLLIFKYIGFVSKSRFSDNISEQVSLNKQIAYRVDVFLSVYPYAKPLVLLVATLLLIFLGGLALFGVTTEDLAHCLWLSWTYVADSGNHASSQGIGPRLVAVSISFGGMLIFAMMLGLVSDAISEKFDSLRKGKSEVVEQNHTLILGWSDKLGSLLNQLAIANESLGGGTVAVMAERDKEEMELDIAKMEFDFKGTSVICRSGSPLILADLKKVSVSKARAIIVLAEDGNADQSDARALRTVLSLTGVKEGLRGHIVVELSDLDNEVLVKLVGGDLVETVVAHDVIGRLMIQCARQPGLAQIWEDILGFENCEFYIKRWPQLEGMQFEDVLISFPAAIPCGIKVASYGEDDDTYAPASLPTVWRGSLPKDFVYPKSPERILFCGWRRDMEDMIMVLDASLAHGSELWMFNDVPEKEREKKLTDGGLDINRLENISLVNREGNAVIRRHLESLPLESFDSILILADESVEDSAIQADSRSLATLLLIRDIQARRLPYVSMASQAHGGSFSKGSWIGEMKQASDKTVIISEILDPRTKNLISMSKISDYVLSNELVSMALAMVAEDRQINDVLEELFAEEGNEMHIRKADLYLCEGEELNFYEIMLRARQRREIVIGYRLANAERAVINPPVKTDRRKWSLKDVFVVITEKE; this is encoded by the exons ATGTCCCTGGATTCGGAGACGTCGGGTTCCGCCAGAGATTGGTTCTTCCCGTCGCCATCCTTCTTGCGGTCCTCTTCTTCGCAATATGGCCGTCGATTCTATTCAAACTCAAAGCCGCACTCTCCTCCGAGCAGCTCCACTCGCATTCGTCATCGCCGCAGAGTTAAATTCCCCCGGACTCCTACTAACGACAAATCTCAGCTTTCCGACACTGAAAATGTTAAGTCATCAGCGACTGCGAGGAATAATCTTATCTGCCTTTCGCAATTTCGTTTCCAGTTTGCCCTCGTG ACGTTGactattgtttttttgttgCTGCTGCTCCGAAACACGCATCTAGAAAGCCAAGTCACTAAGTTGCAG ggTGAGATTCTCGGCCTTAATCACAGATTACATGCGTGCCACAAGTTGGACACCTTGTACGTAACAAGTTCCATATCTCAGGACGTGGATCCTTGGTCACGTGAAAACTTTAAAAGAAATCTAGCTCTTTTTTTCTCGTTCACACTTCTTTTTATCCCTCTCCTCATTTTCAAGTACATAGGCTTTGTATCAAAATCAAGATTTTCCGACAATATATCAGAACAAGTTTCTCTAAACAAGCAAATAGCATATCGGGTTGATGTATTTTTATCGGTTTACCCATATGCTAAACCACTCGTATTGTTAGTGGCAACGCTCTTGCTAATTTTTCTTGGAGGATTGGCCCTTTTTGGGGTAACTACCGAGGATTTAGCACATTGCCTCTGGTTATCTTGGACCTACGTTGCTGATTCTGGCAATCATGCCAGCTCCCAAGGTATTGGTCCAAGGTTAGTTGCGGTTTCCATTAGCTTTGGTGGGATGCTTATATTTGCAATGATGCTTGGACTTGTGTCCGATGCAATATCTGAGAAATTTGACTCACTGAGGAAAGGAAAAAGCGAGGTGGTTGAGCAAAATCATACTTTAATTCTTGGTTGGAGTGATAAATTG GGTTCATTACTAAATCAGCTTGCCATAGCCAATGAGAGTCTGGGTGGAGGAACTGTTGCAGTGATGGCTGAGCGAGACAAGGAAGAAATGGAGCTTGACATTGCAAAAATGGAGTTTGATTTCAAAGGAACATCTGTCATATGCAGAAGTGGCAGCCCTCTGATTCTGGCTGATCTGAAAAAG GTTTCTGTTTCAAAAGCACGTGCAATAATAGTCCTTGCTGAAGATGGGAATGCTGATCAG AGTGATGCCCGTGCTTTGAGAACAGTCTTAAGTCTGACTGGAGTAAAAGAAGGATTACGAGGGCACATAGTGGTTGAATTGAGTGATTTAGACAATGAGGTCCTTGTTAAACTTGTGGGTGGTGATCTTGTTGAAACTGTTGTAGCTCATGATGTCATTGGTCGCTTGATGATTCAATGTGCTCGACAGCCTGGACTTGCACAG ATTTGGGAAGATATACTTGGATTTGAAAATTGTGAATTCTACATCAAAAGATGGCCACAGTTGGAAGGCATGCAATTTGAGGATGTACTAATCAGCTTTCCTGCTGCAATTCCTTGTGGAATCAAAGTTGCATCATATGGcg AGGATGATGATACCTATGCCCCAGCATCCTTGCCTACG GTTTGGAGAGGAAGCTTACCCAAGGACTTTGTTTATCCAAAATCTCCAGAGAGAATACTTTTTTGTGGTTGGAGGCGTGATATGGAGGATATGATCATG GTTTTGGATGCATCTTTAGCACATGGGTCAGAACTCTGGATGTTCAATGATGttccagaaaaagaaagagaaaagaagctaACTGATGGTGGCCTTGACATAAATCGATTGGAAAATATATCTCTGGTTAATCGTGAGGGGAATGCTGTTATACGTCGCCACTTGGAAAGCCTTCCATTGGAATCATTTGATTCA ATATTGATTTTGGCTGATGAATCAGTAGAGGATTCAGCAATTCAAGCTGACTCTAGATCTCTTGCCACTCTACTTTTAATTCGTGACATACAA GCTAGGCGTCTTCCTTATGTATCTATGGCCAGTCAAGCTCACGGAGGAAGCTTCTCTAAAGGCTCATGGATTGGGGAAATGAAGCAGGCTTCGGATAAAACTgttataattagtgaaattttggatcCTAGGACAAAAAATCTTATATCTATGTCAAAGATTAGTGATTATGTTTTATCAAATGAACTTGTCAGCATGGCTTTGGCCATGGTTGCAGAAGATCGGCAGATAAATGATGTATTGGAGGAGCTCTTTGCGGAGGAG GGAAATGAGATGCATATAAGGAAAGCAGATCTATACCTTTGTGAAGGTgaggaattgaatttttatgaaataatgttACGAGCTCGGcagagaagagagattgtgatAGGCTACCGTTTAGCGAATGCTGAAAGGGCAGTCATTAACCCCCCAGTGAAAACTGACAGACGGAAGTGGTCATTGAAGGATGTTTTTGTGGTGATTACTGAAAAGGAATGA
- the LOC732613 gene encoding ion channel CASTOR isoform X2: protein MSLDSETSGSARDWFFPSPSFLRSSSSQYGRRFYSNSKPHSPPSSSTRIRHRRRVKFPRTPTNDKSQLSDTENVKSSATARNNLICLSQFRFQFALVTLTIVFLLLLLRNTHLESQVTKLQGEILGLNHRLHACHKLDTLYVTSSISQDVDPWSRENFKRNLALFFSFTLLFIPLLIFKYIGFVSKSRFSDNISEQVSLNKQIAYRVDVFLSVYPYAKPLVLLVATLLLIFLGGLALFGVTTEDLAHCLWLSWTYVADSGNHASSQGIGPRLVAVSISFGGMLIFAMMLGLVSDAISEKFDSLRKGKSEVVEQNHTLILGWSDKLGSLLNQLAIANESLGGGTVAVMAERDKEEMELDIAKMEFDFKGTSVICRSGSPLILADLKKSDARALRTVLSLTGVKEGLRGHIVVELSDLDNEVLVKLVGGDLVETVVAHDVIGRLMIQCARQPGLAQIWEDILGFENCEFYIKRWPQLEGMQFEDVLISFPAAIPCGIKVASYGGKIILNPDDSYVLQEGDEILVIAEDDDTYAPASLPTVWRGSLPKDFVYPKSPERILFCGWRRDMEDMIMVLDASLAHGSELWMFNDVPEKEREKKLTDGGLDINRLENISLVNREGNAVIRRHLESLPLESFDSILILADESVEDSAIQADSRSLATLLLIRDIQARRLPYVSMASQAHGGSFSKGSWIGEMKQASDKTVIISEILDPRTKNLISMSKISDYVLSNELVSMALAMVAEDRQINDVLEELFAEEGNEMHIRKADLYLCEGEELNFYEIMLRARQRREIVIGYRLANAERAVINPPVKTDRRKWSLKDVFVVITEKE, encoded by the exons ATGTCCCTGGATTCGGAGACGTCGGGTTCCGCCAGAGATTGGTTCTTCCCGTCGCCATCCTTCTTGCGGTCCTCTTCTTCGCAATATGGCCGTCGATTCTATTCAAACTCAAAGCCGCACTCTCCTCCGAGCAGCTCCACTCGCATTCGTCATCGCCGCAGAGTTAAATTCCCCCGGACTCCTACTAACGACAAATCTCAGCTTTCCGACACTGAAAATGTTAAGTCATCAGCGACTGCGAGGAATAATCTTATCTGCCTTTCGCAATTTCGTTTCCAGTTTGCCCTCGTG ACGTTGactattgtttttttgttgCTGCTGCTCCGAAACACGCATCTAGAAAGCCAAGTCACTAAGTTGCAG ggTGAGATTCTCGGCCTTAATCACAGATTACATGCGTGCCACAAGTTGGACACCTTGTACGTAACAAGTTCCATATCTCAGGACGTGGATCCTTGGTCACGTGAAAACTTTAAAAGAAATCTAGCTCTTTTTTTCTCGTTCACACTTCTTTTTATCCCTCTCCTCATTTTCAAGTACATAGGCTTTGTATCAAAATCAAGATTTTCCGACAATATATCAGAACAAGTTTCTCTAAACAAGCAAATAGCATATCGGGTTGATGTATTTTTATCGGTTTACCCATATGCTAAACCACTCGTATTGTTAGTGGCAACGCTCTTGCTAATTTTTCTTGGAGGATTGGCCCTTTTTGGGGTAACTACCGAGGATTTAGCACATTGCCTCTGGTTATCTTGGACCTACGTTGCTGATTCTGGCAATCATGCCAGCTCCCAAGGTATTGGTCCAAGGTTAGTTGCGGTTTCCATTAGCTTTGGTGGGATGCTTATATTTGCAATGATGCTTGGACTTGTGTCCGATGCAATATCTGAGAAATTTGACTCACTGAGGAAAGGAAAAAGCGAGGTGGTTGAGCAAAATCATACTTTAATTCTTGGTTGGAGTGATAAATTG GGTTCATTACTAAATCAGCTTGCCATAGCCAATGAGAGTCTGGGTGGAGGAACTGTTGCAGTGATGGCTGAGCGAGACAAGGAAGAAATGGAGCTTGACATTGCAAAAATGGAGTTTGATTTCAAAGGAACATCTGTCATATGCAGAAGTGGCAGCCCTCTGATTCTGGCTGATCTGAAAAAG AGTGATGCCCGTGCTTTGAGAACAGTCTTAAGTCTGACTGGAGTAAAAGAAGGATTACGAGGGCACATAGTGGTTGAATTGAGTGATTTAGACAATGAGGTCCTTGTTAAACTTGTGGGTGGTGATCTTGTTGAAACTGTTGTAGCTCATGATGTCATTGGTCGCTTGATGATTCAATGTGCTCGACAGCCTGGACTTGCACAG ATTTGGGAAGATATACTTGGATTTGAAAATTGTGAATTCTACATCAAAAGATGGCCACAGTTGGAAGGCATGCAATTTGAGGATGTACTAATCAGCTTTCCTGCTGCAATTCCTTGTGGAATCAAAGTTGCATCATATGGcggtaaaattattttgaatccaGATGACTCCTATGTTCTGCAAGAAGGTGACGAGATTCTGGTTATTGCAGAGGATGATGATACCTATGCCCCAGCATCCTTGCCTACG GTTTGGAGAGGAAGCTTACCCAAGGACTTTGTTTATCCAAAATCTCCAGAGAGAATACTTTTTTGTGGTTGGAGGCGTGATATGGAGGATATGATCATG GTTTTGGATGCATCTTTAGCACATGGGTCAGAACTCTGGATGTTCAATGATGttccagaaaaagaaagagaaaagaagctaACTGATGGTGGCCTTGACATAAATCGATTGGAAAATATATCTCTGGTTAATCGTGAGGGGAATGCTGTTATACGTCGCCACTTGGAAAGCCTTCCATTGGAATCATTTGATTCA ATATTGATTTTGGCTGATGAATCAGTAGAGGATTCAGCAATTCAAGCTGACTCTAGATCTCTTGCCACTCTACTTTTAATTCGTGACATACAA GCTAGGCGTCTTCCTTATGTATCTATGGCCAGTCAAGCTCACGGAGGAAGCTTCTCTAAAGGCTCATGGATTGGGGAAATGAAGCAGGCTTCGGATAAAACTgttataattagtgaaattttggatcCTAGGACAAAAAATCTTATATCTATGTCAAAGATTAGTGATTATGTTTTATCAAATGAACTTGTCAGCATGGCTTTGGCCATGGTTGCAGAAGATCGGCAGATAAATGATGTATTGGAGGAGCTCTTTGCGGAGGAG GGAAATGAGATGCATATAAGGAAAGCAGATCTATACCTTTGTGAAGGTgaggaattgaatttttatgaaataatgttACGAGCTCGGcagagaagagagattgtgatAGGCTACCGTTTAGCGAATGCTGAAAGGGCAGTCATTAACCCCCCAGTGAAAACTGACAGACGGAAGTGGTCATTGAAGGATGTTTTTGTGGTGATTACTGAAAAGGAATGA
- the LOC732613 gene encoding ion channel CASTOR isoform X1 encodes MSLDSETSGSARDWFFPSPSFLRSSSSQYGRRFYSNSKPHSPPSSSTRIRHRRRVKFPRTPTNDKSQLSDTENVKSSATARNNLICLSQFRFQFALVTLTIVFLLLLLRNTHLESQVTKLQGEILGLNHRLHACHKLDTLYVTSSISQDVDPWSRENFKRNLALFFSFTLLFIPLLIFKYIGFVSKSRFSDNISEQVSLNKQIAYRVDVFLSVYPYAKPLVLLVATLLLIFLGGLALFGVTTEDLAHCLWLSWTYVADSGNHASSQGIGPRLVAVSISFGGMLIFAMMLGLVSDAISEKFDSLRKGKSEVVEQNHTLILGWSDKLGSLLNQLAIANESLGGGTVAVMAERDKEEMELDIAKMEFDFKGTSVICRSGSPLILADLKKVSVSKARAIIVLAEDGNADQSDARALRTVLSLTGVKEGLRGHIVVELSDLDNEVLVKLVGGDLVETVVAHDVIGRLMIQCARQPGLAQIWEDILGFENCEFYIKRWPQLEGMQFEDVLISFPAAIPCGIKVASYGGKIILNPDDSYVLQEGDEILVIAEDDDTYAPASLPTVWRGSLPKDFVYPKSPERILFCGWRRDMEDMIMVLDASLAHGSELWMFNDVPEKEREKKLTDGGLDINRLENISLVNREGNAVIRRHLESLPLESFDSILILADESVEDSAIQADSRSLATLLLIRDIQARRLPYVSMASQAHGGSFSKGSWIGEMKQASDKTVIISEILDPRTKNLISMSKISDYVLSNELVSMALAMVAEDRQINDVLEELFAEEGNEMHIRKADLYLCEGEELNFYEIMLRARQRREIVIGYRLANAERAVINPPVKTDRRKWSLKDVFVVITEKE; translated from the exons ATGTCCCTGGATTCGGAGACGTCGGGTTCCGCCAGAGATTGGTTCTTCCCGTCGCCATCCTTCTTGCGGTCCTCTTCTTCGCAATATGGCCGTCGATTCTATTCAAACTCAAAGCCGCACTCTCCTCCGAGCAGCTCCACTCGCATTCGTCATCGCCGCAGAGTTAAATTCCCCCGGACTCCTACTAACGACAAATCTCAGCTTTCCGACACTGAAAATGTTAAGTCATCAGCGACTGCGAGGAATAATCTTATCTGCCTTTCGCAATTTCGTTTCCAGTTTGCCCTCGTG ACGTTGactattgtttttttgttgCTGCTGCTCCGAAACACGCATCTAGAAAGCCAAGTCACTAAGTTGCAG ggTGAGATTCTCGGCCTTAATCACAGATTACATGCGTGCCACAAGTTGGACACCTTGTACGTAACAAGTTCCATATCTCAGGACGTGGATCCTTGGTCACGTGAAAACTTTAAAAGAAATCTAGCTCTTTTTTTCTCGTTCACACTTCTTTTTATCCCTCTCCTCATTTTCAAGTACATAGGCTTTGTATCAAAATCAAGATTTTCCGACAATATATCAGAACAAGTTTCTCTAAACAAGCAAATAGCATATCGGGTTGATGTATTTTTATCGGTTTACCCATATGCTAAACCACTCGTATTGTTAGTGGCAACGCTCTTGCTAATTTTTCTTGGAGGATTGGCCCTTTTTGGGGTAACTACCGAGGATTTAGCACATTGCCTCTGGTTATCTTGGACCTACGTTGCTGATTCTGGCAATCATGCCAGCTCCCAAGGTATTGGTCCAAGGTTAGTTGCGGTTTCCATTAGCTTTGGTGGGATGCTTATATTTGCAATGATGCTTGGACTTGTGTCCGATGCAATATCTGAGAAATTTGACTCACTGAGGAAAGGAAAAAGCGAGGTGGTTGAGCAAAATCATACTTTAATTCTTGGTTGGAGTGATAAATTG GGTTCATTACTAAATCAGCTTGCCATAGCCAATGAGAGTCTGGGTGGAGGAACTGTTGCAGTGATGGCTGAGCGAGACAAGGAAGAAATGGAGCTTGACATTGCAAAAATGGAGTTTGATTTCAAAGGAACATCTGTCATATGCAGAAGTGGCAGCCCTCTGATTCTGGCTGATCTGAAAAAG GTTTCTGTTTCAAAAGCACGTGCAATAATAGTCCTTGCTGAAGATGGGAATGCTGATCAG AGTGATGCCCGTGCTTTGAGAACAGTCTTAAGTCTGACTGGAGTAAAAGAAGGATTACGAGGGCACATAGTGGTTGAATTGAGTGATTTAGACAATGAGGTCCTTGTTAAACTTGTGGGTGGTGATCTTGTTGAAACTGTTGTAGCTCATGATGTCATTGGTCGCTTGATGATTCAATGTGCTCGACAGCCTGGACTTGCACAG ATTTGGGAAGATATACTTGGATTTGAAAATTGTGAATTCTACATCAAAAGATGGCCACAGTTGGAAGGCATGCAATTTGAGGATGTACTAATCAGCTTTCCTGCTGCAATTCCTTGTGGAATCAAAGTTGCATCATATGGcggtaaaattattttgaatccaGATGACTCCTATGTTCTGCAAGAAGGTGACGAGATTCTGGTTATTGCAGAGGATGATGATACCTATGCCCCAGCATCCTTGCCTACG GTTTGGAGAGGAAGCTTACCCAAGGACTTTGTTTATCCAAAATCTCCAGAGAGAATACTTTTTTGTGGTTGGAGGCGTGATATGGAGGATATGATCATG GTTTTGGATGCATCTTTAGCACATGGGTCAGAACTCTGGATGTTCAATGATGttccagaaaaagaaagagaaaagaagctaACTGATGGTGGCCTTGACATAAATCGATTGGAAAATATATCTCTGGTTAATCGTGAGGGGAATGCTGTTATACGTCGCCACTTGGAAAGCCTTCCATTGGAATCATTTGATTCA ATATTGATTTTGGCTGATGAATCAGTAGAGGATTCAGCAATTCAAGCTGACTCTAGATCTCTTGCCACTCTACTTTTAATTCGTGACATACAA GCTAGGCGTCTTCCTTATGTATCTATGGCCAGTCAAGCTCACGGAGGAAGCTTCTCTAAAGGCTCATGGATTGGGGAAATGAAGCAGGCTTCGGATAAAACTgttataattagtgaaattttggatcCTAGGACAAAAAATCTTATATCTATGTCAAAGATTAGTGATTATGTTTTATCAAATGAACTTGTCAGCATGGCTTTGGCCATGGTTGCAGAAGATCGGCAGATAAATGATGTATTGGAGGAGCTCTTTGCGGAGGAG GGAAATGAGATGCATATAAGGAAAGCAGATCTATACCTTTGTGAAGGTgaggaattgaatttttatgaaataatgttACGAGCTCGGcagagaagagagattgtgatAGGCTACCGTTTAGCGAATGCTGAAAGGGCAGTCATTAACCCCCCAGTGAAAACTGACAGACGGAAGTGGTCATTGAAGGATGTTTTTGTGGTGATTACTGAAAAGGAATGA
- the LOC732613 gene encoding ion channel CASTOR isoform X5 produces the protein MLIFAMMLGLVSDAISEKFDSLRKGKSEVVEQNHTLILGWSDKLGSLLNQLAIANESLGGGTVAVMAERDKEEMELDIAKMEFDFKGTSVICRSGSPLILADLKKVSVSKARAIIVLAEDGNADQSDARALRTVLSLTGVKEGLRGHIVVELSDLDNEVLVKLVGGDLVETVVAHDVIGRLMIQCARQPGLAQIWEDILGFENCEFYIKRWPQLEGMQFEDVLISFPAAIPCGIKVASYGGKIILNPDDSYVLQEGDEILVIAEDDDTYAPASLPTVWRGSLPKDFVYPKSPERILFCGWRRDMEDMIMVLDASLAHGSELWMFNDVPEKEREKKLTDGGLDINRLENISLVNREGNAVIRRHLESLPLESFDSILILADESVEDSAIQADSRSLATLLLIRDIQARRLPYVSMASQAHGGSFSKGSWIGEMKQASDKTVIISEILDPRTKNLISMSKISDYVLSNELVSMALAMVAEDRQINDVLEELFAEEGNEMHIRKADLYLCEGEELNFYEIMLRARQRREIVIGYRLANAERAVINPPVKTDRRKWSLKDVFVVITEKE, from the exons ATGCTTATATTTGCAATGATGCTTGGACTTGTGTCCGATGCAATATCTGAGAAATTTGACTCACTGAGGAAAGGAAAAAGCGAGGTGGTTGAGCAAAATCATACTTTAATTCTTGGTTGGAGTGATAAATTG GGTTCATTACTAAATCAGCTTGCCATAGCCAATGAGAGTCTGGGTGGAGGAACTGTTGCAGTGATGGCTGAGCGAGACAAGGAAGAAATGGAGCTTGACATTGCAAAAATGGAGTTTGATTTCAAAGGAACATCTGTCATATGCAGAAGTGGCAGCCCTCTGATTCTGGCTGATCTGAAAAAG GTTTCTGTTTCAAAAGCACGTGCAATAATAGTCCTTGCTGAAGATGGGAATGCTGATCAG AGTGATGCCCGTGCTTTGAGAACAGTCTTAAGTCTGACTGGAGTAAAAGAAGGATTACGAGGGCACATAGTGGTTGAATTGAGTGATTTAGACAATGAGGTCCTTGTTAAACTTGTGGGTGGTGATCTTGTTGAAACTGTTGTAGCTCATGATGTCATTGGTCGCTTGATGATTCAATGTGCTCGACAGCCTGGACTTGCACAG ATTTGGGAAGATATACTTGGATTTGAAAATTGTGAATTCTACATCAAAAGATGGCCACAGTTGGAAGGCATGCAATTTGAGGATGTACTAATCAGCTTTCCTGCTGCAATTCCTTGTGGAATCAAAGTTGCATCATATGGcggtaaaattattttgaatccaGATGACTCCTATGTTCTGCAAGAAGGTGACGAGATTCTGGTTATTGCAGAGGATGATGATACCTATGCCCCAGCATCCTTGCCTACG GTTTGGAGAGGAAGCTTACCCAAGGACTTTGTTTATCCAAAATCTCCAGAGAGAATACTTTTTTGTGGTTGGAGGCGTGATATGGAGGATATGATCATG GTTTTGGATGCATCTTTAGCACATGGGTCAGAACTCTGGATGTTCAATGATGttccagaaaaagaaagagaaaagaagctaACTGATGGTGGCCTTGACATAAATCGATTGGAAAATATATCTCTGGTTAATCGTGAGGGGAATGCTGTTATACGTCGCCACTTGGAAAGCCTTCCATTGGAATCATTTGATTCA ATATTGATTTTGGCTGATGAATCAGTAGAGGATTCAGCAATTCAAGCTGACTCTAGATCTCTTGCCACTCTACTTTTAATTCGTGACATACAA GCTAGGCGTCTTCCTTATGTATCTATGGCCAGTCAAGCTCACGGAGGAAGCTTCTCTAAAGGCTCATGGATTGGGGAAATGAAGCAGGCTTCGGATAAAACTgttataattagtgaaattttggatcCTAGGACAAAAAATCTTATATCTATGTCAAAGATTAGTGATTATGTTTTATCAAATGAACTTGTCAGCATGGCTTTGGCCATGGTTGCAGAAGATCGGCAGATAAATGATGTATTGGAGGAGCTCTTTGCGGAGGAG GGAAATGAGATGCATATAAGGAAAGCAGATCTATACCTTTGTGAAGGTgaggaattgaatttttatgaaataatgttACGAGCTCGGcagagaagagagattgtgatAGGCTACCGTTTAGCGAATGCTGAAAGGGCAGTCATTAACCCCCCAGTGAAAACTGACAGACGGAAGTGGTCATTGAAGGATGTTTTTGTGGTGATTACTGAAAAGGAATGA